Proteins co-encoded in one Brassica rapa cultivar Chiifu-401-42 chromosome A02, CAAS_Brap_v3.01, whole genome shotgun sequence genomic window:
- the LOC103854850 gene encoding uncharacterized protein LOC103854850: MKREYLDYILVPLGMGLMIFYHLWLLHRIIHRPSSTVVGLNAFNRRLWVQAMMEDASKNGVLAVQTPRNNIMASTLLASTAIMLCSLIAVLMTSGTGERSVWFVFGDKSDQAFSIKFFAILVCFLVAFLLNVQSIRYYSHASILINVPFKQLMAVSSGGHSLMINQDYVAATVNRGSYFWSLGLRAFYFSSPLFLWIFGPIPMFITCCVLVSLLYFLDLTFDSMACSVEVADVEETEIRSLAENV, translated from the exons ATGAAGCGTGAGTATTTGGATTACATATTGGTACCATTAGGGATGGGTTTGATGATATTCTATCATCTGTGGCTTCTCCACCGTATCATTCATCGCCCATCTTCCACTGTCGTTGGCCTCAACGCCTTCAATCGCCGCCTCTGGGTCCAAGCCATGATGGAG GACGCATCTAAAAATGGTGTTCTAGCGGTTCAAACGCCACGGAACAACATAATGGCGTCAACACTATTGGCATCAACCGCAATAATGCTGTGTTCACTAATCGCGGTACTAATGACTAGCGGTACAGGGGAACGATCGGTATGGTTTGTGTTTGGAGACAAAAGCGACCAAGCTTTCTCCATTAAGTTTTTCGCAATCCTTGTTTGCTTCTTAGTCGCGTTTCTTCTAAACGTCCAATCAATCCGTTATTACAGCCATGCAAGCATCCTCATCAATGTCCCTTTTAAACAGCTCATGGCTGTTTCTTCGGGTGGTCATAGTCTTATGATAAACCAAGACTATGTGGCTGCAACAGTTAACCGTGGGAGCTACTTCTGGTCGTTAGGACTAAGAGCGTTCTACTTCTCATCGCCTTTGTTCCTATGGATCTTTGGTCCCATCCCGATGTTCATTACTTGTTGCGTTCTTGTTTCGTTGTTGTACTTTCTTGATTTAACATTTGACTCGATGGCTTGTAGCGTTGAGGTTGCAGATGTGGAGGAGACTGAGATTAGAAGCTTAGCTGAAAATGTGTAG